In Streptomyces ambofaciens ATCC 23877, a single genomic region encodes these proteins:
- a CDS encoding glycoside hydrolase family 3 protein yields MTTIASGTDTLTRDALTVLQPGFTGTTAPDWLLRSLGEGLASVGLFGRNIASAGQLAALTAQLRAERGDVLVAIDEEGGDVTRLEVRTGSSFPGNLALGAVDDVELTREVAAELGRRLAACGVNLNWAPSADVNSNPDNPVIGVRSFGAGTDLVARHTAAYVTGLQSVGVAACTKHFPGHGDTAVDSHHAMPRIDVGPDVLAERDLAPFRAAIAAGSRAVMSAHILVPALDPDRPATLSRRILTDLLRGELGYGGLIVTDGMEMRAISGTYGIERGSVLAIAAGADAICVGGGLADEGTVLRLRDALVEAVRSGELPEDRLADAAERVRALAHWTGTHHADTAARTGSGTDGDVGLSAARRALRITGADGFTPLTEAPYVAALTPVANIAVGDETPWGVAAELFRLLPGTETGSFTGPDAGKEVLAAAGPRRIVAVVRDEHRHPWMAAALDTLLADRPDTIVVEMGVPRAEPRGALHLATHGAARVCGRAAAEALTGL; encoded by the coding sequence ATGACGACAATCGCCAGCGGCACCGACACGCTCACGCGCGACGCGCTGACCGTCCTGCAGCCCGGCTTCACCGGCACCACCGCCCCCGACTGGCTGCTGCGCAGCCTCGGCGAGGGGCTGGCCTCCGTCGGTCTGTTCGGCCGCAACATCGCCTCGGCCGGGCAACTGGCCGCCCTGACCGCCCAGCTGCGCGCCGAACGCGGCGACGTGCTGGTCGCCATCGACGAGGAGGGCGGCGATGTCACCCGTCTGGAGGTCCGCACCGGCTCCTCCTTCCCCGGCAACCTCGCCCTCGGTGCGGTGGACGACGTCGAGCTCACCCGGGAGGTGGCCGCGGAACTGGGCCGCCGGCTCGCGGCCTGCGGGGTGAACCTCAACTGGGCCCCGTCCGCCGACGTCAACTCCAACCCGGACAACCCGGTCATCGGCGTGCGGTCCTTCGGCGCCGGCACCGACCTGGTCGCCCGGCACACCGCCGCCTACGTCACCGGCCTCCAGTCGGTGGGCGTGGCCGCCTGCACCAAGCACTTCCCCGGGCACGGCGACACCGCGGTCGACTCCCACCACGCGATGCCGCGCATCGACGTGGGCCCCGACGTGCTGGCCGAGCGCGACCTCGCCCCCTTCCGTGCGGCCATCGCCGCCGGCAGCCGCGCGGTGATGAGCGCCCACATCCTGGTCCCGGCCCTGGACCCGGACCGGCCGGCCACGCTGTCCCGCCGCATCCTGACCGACCTGCTCCGCGGCGAGCTGGGTTACGGCGGCTTGATCGTCACCGACGGCATGGAGATGCGGGCCATCTCGGGCACCTACGGCATCGAACGCGGCAGCGTCCTTGCCATCGCGGCGGGCGCCGACGCGATCTGCGTGGGTGGCGGGCTGGCCGACGAGGGGACCGTGCTGCGGCTGCGCGACGCCCTGGTCGAGGCCGTCCGCTCGGGCGAGCTGCCCGAGGACCGGCTCGCCGACGCGGCGGAACGGGTCCGCGCCCTGGCTCACTGGACCGGCACGCACCACGCCGACACCGCGGCCCGGACCGGGAGCGGCACCGACGGCGACGTGGGCCTGAGCGCCGCCCGCCGCGCCCTGCGGATCACCGGCGCCGACGGCTTCACCCCCCTCACGGAAGCGCCGTACGTCGCCGCGCTCACCCCCGTGGCGAACATCGCGGTCGGCGACGAGACCCCCTGGGGCGTCGCCGCCGAGCTCTTCCGTCTGCTCCCCGGCACGGAGACCGGCAGCTTCACCGGGCCGGACGCCGGGAAGGAGGTGCTGGCCGCGGCAGGCCCGCGCCGCATCGTGGCCGTCGTCCGCGACGAGCACCGGCACCCCTGGATGGCGGCCGCACTCGACACGCTGCTGGCGGACCGCCCCGACACGATCGTCGTCGAGATGGGCGTCCCCCGGGCGGAGCCACGCGGAGCCCTCCACCTGGCCACCCACGGCGCCGCCCGAGTCTGCGGCCGCGCAGCCGCGGAGGCCCTCACGGGGCTGTAG
- the nagB gene encoding glucosamine-6-phosphate deaminase, whose amino-acid sequence MEVVIVPDARAGGELIAEAMAQLLRRKPDALLGVATGSTPLPVYEALAAKVRSGTVDTARARIAQLDEYVGLPAEHPESYRSVLRREVLEPLGIGMDAFMGPDGTADDVQGACEAYDKALGGAGGVDLQLLGIGTDGHIGFNEPCSSLASRTRIKTLTEQTRVDNARFFDGDIEQVPHHVITQGIGTILEARHVVLLATGEGKADAVAASVEGPVAAVCPASALQLHPHATVVVDEAAASKLKLAEYFRHTFAHKPDWQGI is encoded by the coding sequence GTGGAAGTTGTCATCGTTCCCGACGCCAGGGCAGGCGGCGAGCTGATAGCCGAAGCCATGGCGCAGCTGCTCCGGCGCAAGCCCGACGCCCTGCTCGGGGTGGCCACCGGTTCGACGCCGCTGCCCGTGTACGAAGCGCTGGCGGCCAAGGTGCGCTCGGGCACCGTGGACACCGCGCGGGCCCGGATCGCCCAGCTCGACGAGTACGTGGGCCTGCCCGCGGAGCACCCCGAGTCGTACCGCTCGGTGCTGCGGCGCGAGGTGCTCGAACCACTGGGGATCGGCATGGACGCGTTCATGGGCCCGGACGGCACGGCGGACGACGTGCAGGGGGCGTGCGAGGCGTACGACAAGGCGCTGGGCGGAGCCGGCGGGGTCGACCTCCAGCTGCTGGGCATCGGGACCGACGGGCACATCGGCTTCAACGAGCCGTGTTCCTCGCTCGCGTCGCGGACCCGGATCAAGACGCTCACCGAACAGACCCGCGTCGACAACGCGCGCTTCTTCGACGGCGACATCGAGCAGGTCCCGCACCACGTGATCACGCAGGGCATCGGCACCATCCTGGAGGCCCGGCACGTGGTGCTGCTCGCCACCGGAGAGGGCAAGGCGGACGCGGTCGCCGCGAGTGTCGAGGGTCCGGTGGCGGCGGTGTGCCCGGCCTCCGCGCTCCAGCTCCACCCGCACGCCACCGTCGTCGTCGACGAGGCCGCCGCCTCCAAGCTGAAGCTCGCCGAGTACTTCCGGCACACGTTCGCGCACAAGCCCGACTGGCAGGGCATCTGA
- a CDS encoding SDR family oxidoreductase translates to MGVLTGRTALVTGASRGIGRGIAERLGQDGARVAVHYGRNEAAAKETVAAIEAAGGSAFAIRADLSAPGAAEALWDEFDRYADGLDVLVNNAGIGNTRPIGEIGEAEYDAVFAVNVKAPLFILKHGMGRLRDGGRVINISSGLARTAVMPDNMAYAMTKGALDVFSRDLSKVLGARGITVNSVAPGIIETDNTAELLHGSADGWDRAAALSALGGVGTPAEVADVVAFLASHGGRWVTGSWVDATGGSLT, encoded by the coding sequence ATGGGCGTGCTCACCGGCAGGACGGCACTCGTCACAGGGGCGAGCAGGGGCATCGGACGCGGCATCGCCGAGCGGCTGGGGCAGGACGGCGCACGGGTCGCCGTGCACTACGGGAGGAACGAGGCGGCGGCGAAGGAGACGGTCGCTGCCATCGAGGCGGCGGGCGGTTCGGCGTTCGCGATCCGGGCGGATCTGAGCGCCCCCGGAGCGGCCGAGGCGCTGTGGGACGAGTTCGACCGGTACGCCGACGGACTGGACGTCCTGGTGAACAACGCCGGGATAGGGAACACGCGCCCGATAGGGGAGATAGGCGAGGCGGAGTACGACGCGGTCTTCGCGGTCAACGTGAAGGCGCCGCTCTTCATCCTCAAGCACGGCATGGGGCGGCTGCGCGACGGCGGCCGGGTCATCAACATCTCCTCGGGGCTGGCCCGCACCGCTGTGATGCCGGACAACATGGCGTACGCGATGACGAAGGGAGCGCTGGACGTCTTCTCACGCGACCTCTCCAAGGTGCTGGGCGCCCGCGGCATCACGGTGAACTCGGTCGCCCCCGGCATCATCGAGACCGACAACACGGCCGAACTGCTGCACGGGAGCGCGGACGGCTGGGACCGGGCGGCGGCCCTCTCCGCGCTGGGCGGGGTCGGCACGCCGGCCGAGGTGGCGGACGTGGTGGCGTTCCTCGCCTCGCACGGGGGACGGTGGGTCACGGGGAGCTGGGTGGACGCCACGGGAGGTTCGCTGACGTGA
- a CDS encoding TetR/AcrR family transcriptional regulator: MVSSEKNGQAGAPAGRSAARTRGRPRSFDRATALEKALMAFWEHGYEATSVSDLTRVMDIGAPSLYAAFGDKRSLFEEVVQEYGVRYGSFGARALDEEPTARAGTERMLREAAAEYTAPGRPHGCLVIHAAANCSTPEVEESLRERRNANIAAIESRIAADVDAGVLPPATDAATLARYTGAMIQGMSQLARDGATRAELEALVEIALAAWPRV; the protein is encoded by the coding sequence ATGGTGAGCAGCGAGAAGAACGGGCAGGCGGGGGCGCCGGCCGGCAGGAGTGCGGCCAGGACCCGGGGCCGGCCTCGTTCCTTCGACCGGGCCACGGCCCTGGAGAAGGCGCTGATGGCCTTCTGGGAACACGGTTACGAGGCCACGTCCGTCTCCGACCTCACCCGGGTCATGGACATCGGTGCCCCGAGCCTCTACGCCGCCTTCGGCGACAAGCGCTCGCTCTTCGAGGAGGTCGTCCAGGAGTACGGCGTGCGCTATGGCTCCTTCGGCGCCCGCGCCCTTGACGAGGAGCCGACCGCGCGCGCGGGGACGGAGCGGATGCTGCGCGAGGCCGCCGCCGAGTACACGGCCCCGGGCCGGCCGCACGGCTGCCTCGTCATCCACGCGGCCGCCAACTGTTCGACGCCCGAGGTCGAGGAGTCCCTCCGGGAGCGGCGCAACGCCAACATCGCCGCGATCGAGAGCCGGATCGCCGCCGACGTGGACGCGGGCGTGCTCCCGCCGGCCACCGATGCCGCGACCCTGGCCCGCTACACCGGTGCGATGATCCAGGGCATGTCCCAGCTGGCGCGCGACGGCGCGACCCGGGCGGAACTGGAGGCACTCGTGGAAATTGCCCTGGCTGCCTGGCCCCGCGTGTGA
- a CDS encoding sensor histidine kinase, which produces MPSMNELVRQHTALDDSDLEWLHLLVSEWQLLSDLSFADLVLWVPTRDGTRYVSVAQMRPNTGPTSYQDDMVGHLVPRGRRPMLDAALDEGRIVREGDPEWREEVPVRVESIPVRRQGRVLGVIARNTNLLTVRTPSRLELTYLQSASDLAQMIAAGAFPFENQQVDMDASPRVGDGLIRVDGDGIVQYASPNALSAYHRMGLAADLVGQHLGRTTADIAPSRGPVDEALAKVASGWAPREFEIEAHDGVIQFRAIPLKPKGTRIGSLVLLRDVTELRRRERELITKDATIREIHHRVKNNLQTVAALLRLQARRIESDRGREALEEAVRRVGSIAIVHETLSQNLDERVEFDEIADRVLAMVAEISPGKVTGRRTGRFGILDAEVATPLSMVLTEVLQNALEHGFREGDTGTVEVSAVRGGTTKEARLLVTVQDDGVGLPEDFDPHRSGNLGLQIVRTLVEGELGGSFDMVPAPSRGTRVILDIPVPAAK; this is translated from the coding sequence GTGCCCTCCATGAACGAACTCGTACGCCAGCACACAGCGCTCGACGACTCCGACCTCGAGTGGCTCCACCTGCTGGTCTCGGAGTGGCAGCTCCTCTCCGACCTCTCCTTCGCCGACCTCGTCCTGTGGGTCCCCACCCGCGACGGCACGCGCTACGTCTCGGTCGCCCAGATGCGCCCGAACACGGGCCCGACCTCGTACCAGGACGACATGGTCGGCCACCTCGTCCCGCGCGGCCGGCGCCCCATGCTGGACGCCGCCCTGGACGAGGGCCGGATCGTGCGCGAGGGCGACCCGGAGTGGCGCGAGGAGGTCCCGGTCCGCGTCGAGTCCATCCCCGTGCGACGCCAGGGGCGCGTCCTGGGTGTCATCGCCCGCAACACGAACCTGCTCACCGTGCGCACGCCGAGCCGTCTGGAACTCACGTACCTCCAGAGCGCCTCCGACCTCGCCCAGATGATCGCGGCCGGCGCCTTCCCGTTCGAGAACCAGCAGGTCGACATGGACGCCTCACCCCGCGTGGGTGACGGTCTGATCAGGGTCGACGGGGACGGCATCGTCCAGTACGCCTCGCCGAACGCGCTGTCGGCCTACCACCGCATGGGCCTCGCCGCCGACCTGGTCGGCCAGCACCTCGGCCGTACCACCGCCGACATCGCCCCCTCCCGCGGCCCCGTGGACGAGGCGCTCGCCAAGGTGGCCAGCGGCTGGGCGCCCCGCGAGTTCGAGATCGAGGCCCATGACGGGGTGATCCAGTTCCGTGCCATCCCCCTCAAACCCAAGGGCACGCGCATCGGTTCCCTGGTGCTCCTCCGCGACGTCACGGAACTGCGTCGCCGGGAACGTGAGTTGATCACGAAGGACGCCACCATCCGGGAGATCCACCACCGGGTGAAGAACAATCTGCAGACGGTGGCGGCCCTGCTGCGTCTCCAGGCCCGGCGTATCGAGTCCGACCGGGGACGCGAAGCGCTCGAGGAGGCCGTGCGCCGCGTCGGATCGATCGCGATCGTGCACGAGACGCTCTCCCAGAACCTGGACGAGCGCGTGGAGTTCGACGAGATCGCCGACCGCGTACTGGCGATGGTGGCGGAGATCTCGCCGGGCAAGGTCACCGGCCGGCGCACCGGACGCTTCGGCATCCTGGACGCCGAGGTGGCGACCCCGCTGTCGATGGTCCTGACCGAGGTGCTGCAGAACGCCCTGGAGCACGGCTTCCGCGAGGGCGACACCGGCACGGTCGAGGTCTCCGCGGTCCGTGGCGGCACGACGAAGGAGGCCCGGCTGCTGGTCACCGTCCAGGACGACGGGGTCGGCCTGCCCGAGGACTTCGACCCGCACCGCTCCGGCAACCTCGGCCTGCAGATCGTGCGCACCCTGGTGGAGGGTGAGCTGGGCGGCTCCTTCGACATGGTCCCGGCCCCGAGCCGCGGCACCCGGGTGATCCTCGACATCCCGGTGCCCGCGGCGAAGTAG
- a CDS encoding WhiB family transcriptional regulator → MDWRHRAVCREEDPELFFPIGNTGPALLQIEEAKAVCRRCPVMEQCLQWALESGQDSGVWGGLSEDERRAMKRRAARNRARQASA, encoded by the coding sequence ATGGACTGGCGTCACCGCGCCGTTTGCCGCGAGGAAGACCCCGAGCTCTTCTTCCCCATCGGCAACACCGGTCCCGCGCTGCTGCAGATCGAGGAAGCCAAGGCCGTCTGCCGTCGCTGCCCTGTCATGGAGCAGTGCCTGCAGTGGGCGCTCGAGTCCGGCCAGGACTCCGGCGTCTGGGGTGGTCTCAGCGAGGACGAGCGCCGCGCAATGAAGCGCCGTGCCGCCCGCAACCGGGCTCGTCAGGCCTCCGCCTGA
- a CDS encoding diacylglycerol/lipid kinase family protein: protein MRALLVVNPAATTTSARTRDVLIHALASEMKLEAVTTEYRGHARDLGRQAAQSDDIELVVALGGDGTVNEVVNGLLHAGPAPENLPRLAVVPGGSTNVFARALGLPNHAVEATGALLDALREGSERTVGLGLASGTPGSEDESVPARWFTFNAGLGFDAGVVGRVEQQRERGRRSTHALYLRQVMRALMGEPHRRSGTITLERAGEEPINDLVLSIVSNTCPWTFLGNRPIYASPKASFDTGLDLFGLSRLSTGAVARYGTQLLTSSPERGPQGRHAVSLHDLTGFTLHSKVPLPLQMDGDHLGLRTSVTFTGVRRALRVIV, encoded by the coding sequence ATGCGTGCACTTCTCGTGGTCAATCCGGCGGCAACCACCACGAGCGCGCGCACGCGCGACGTGCTCATCCACGCGCTCGCGAGCGAGATGAAGCTGGAGGCGGTCACCACCGAGTACCGCGGCCACGCGCGCGACCTCGGCCGGCAGGCGGCGCAGAGCGACGACATCGAGCTGGTGGTCGCCCTCGGCGGCGACGGCACGGTGAACGAGGTCGTCAACGGTCTGCTGCACGCCGGCCCCGCCCCGGAGAACCTGCCCCGCCTCGCGGTGGTCCCCGGCGGCTCCACCAACGTCTTCGCCCGCGCCCTCGGCCTGCCCAACCACGCGGTGGAGGCCACCGGCGCCCTGCTGGACGCCCTGCGCGAGGGCAGCGAGCGGACCGTCGGACTGGGCCTCGCCTCGGGCACGCCGGGCTCGGAGGACGAGTCGGTGCCGGCCCGCTGGTTCACCTTCAACGCAGGGCTGGGCTTCGACGCCGGCGTGGTCGGCCGTGTGGAGCAGCAGCGCGAGCGCGGCAGGAGATCCACCCACGCCCTCTACCTCCGCCAGGTCATGCGGGCGCTCATGGGAGAGCCGCACCGCCGCAGCGGGACGATCACCCTGGAGCGGGCGGGCGAGGAGCCGATCAACGATCTCGTGCTCTCCATAGTCTCGAACACGTGCCCCTGGACGTTTCTCGGCAATCGCCCGATCTACGCGTCACCTAAGGCCTCGTTCGATACCGGGCTCGACCTCTTCGGTCTCAGCCGCCTGTCCACGGGTGCGGTTGCCCGGTATGGCACCCAGTTGCTCACTTCGTCCCCCGAGCGCGGACCCCAGGGCCGGCACGCCGTCTCCCTGCACGATCTGACCGGGTTCACCTTGCATTCGAAGGTCCCGCTCCCCCTCCAGATGGACGGTGACCACCTGGGACTGCGGACCAGCGTGACGTTCACAGGCGTACGCCGTGCACTGCGTGTGATTGTGTGA
- a CDS encoding RNA polymerase sigma factor SigF, translating into MRDGDGPVRDENGTRELPAEGARSENEARRVADGIDGIPEQARPHPEDETSPGVVVPGDGPRTGDTPGRPVRAEARARERATGGTMSEHERHSEDGAPGARGPQGTRHDPQDRSGARLLFAELRTLEKDSPAYAELRNRLVRMHLPLVEHLARRFRNRGEPLDDLTQVATIGLIKSVDRFDPDRGVEFSTYATPTVVGEIKRHFRDKGWAVRVPRRLQELRLALTTATAELSQLHGRSPTVHELAERLSISEEEVLEGLESANAYSTLSLDVPDTDDESPAVADTLGAEDEALEGVEYRESLKPLLEDLPPREKRILLLRFFGNMTQSQIAQEVGISQMHVSRLLARTLAQLREKLLVEE; encoded by the coding sequence GTGAGGGACGGGGACGGGCCGGTGCGGGACGAGAACGGCACACGGGAGCTGCCGGCCGAGGGCGCACGTTCTGAGAACGAGGCCCGACGCGTGGCGGACGGCATCGACGGCATCCCCGAGCAGGCCCGGCCGCATCCGGAGGACGAGACCTCCCCCGGGGTCGTCGTCCCGGGTGACGGGCCACGGACCGGGGACACCCCCGGCCGGCCCGTCCGAGCGGAGGCGAGGGCTCGGGAAAGGGCAACGGGCGGGACGATGAGCGAGCACGAGCGACACTCCGAGGACGGCGCGCCGGGCGCACGGGGCCCGCAGGGCACGCGGCACGACCCGCAGGACCGCAGCGGGGCGCGCCTCCTGTTCGCCGAGCTGCGCACCCTGGAAAAGGACAGCCCCGCCTACGCGGAGCTGCGCAACCGGCTGGTCCGCATGCACCTGCCGCTCGTGGAGCACCTCGCGCGCCGCTTCCGCAACCGCGGCGAGCCGCTGGACGACCTCACCCAGGTCGCGACCATCGGGCTGATCAAGTCGGTCGACCGCTTCGACCCGGACCGCGGCGTGGAGTTCTCCACGTACGCGACCCCGACGGTCGTCGGCGAGATCAAGCGGCACTTCCGGGACAAGGGCTGGGCGGTGCGGGTCCCGCGCCGGCTTCAGGAGCTGCGGCTGGCCCTGACCACGGCCACGGCGGAGCTCTCGCAGCTGCATGGGCGCTCCCCCACGGTCCACGAGCTCGCCGAGAGGCTGTCGATCTCGGAGGAGGAGGTCCTGGAAGGCCTGGAGTCGGCCAACGCGTACTCCACGCTGTCCCTGGACGTCCCGGACACCGACGACGAGTCCCCGGCGGTCGCGGACACCCTGGGAGCGGAGGACGAGGCCCTGGAGGGCGTCGAGTACCGGGAGTCGCTCAAGCCGCTGCTGGAGGACCTGCCGCCGCGGGAGAAGCGGATCCTGCTGCTGCGTTTCTTCGGCAACATGACCCAGTCGCAGATCGCGCAGGAGGTCGGTATCTCGCAGATGCACGTGTCGCGGCTGCTGGCCCGCACACTGGCGCAGCTGCGGGAGAAGCTGCTGGTCGAGGAGTAG
- a CDS encoding anti-sigma regulatory factor, which translates to MSQIAGEPATQDFVEVRLPAAGAYLSVLRTATAGLAARLDFTLDEIEDLRIAVDEACAILLQQAVPGSVLSCVFRLVDDSLEVTVSAPTTDGHAPSRDTFAWTVLSALAGKVSSAVDEDKTVSISLYKQRGAGPGPT; encoded by the coding sequence GTGTCCCAGATCGCAGGCGAGCCCGCGACCCAGGACTTCGTCGAAGTCCGGCTGCCGGCCGCGGGTGCCTACCTGTCGGTGCTGCGTACGGCGACGGCCGGCCTCGCAGCCCGTTTGGACTTCACCCTCGACGAGATCGAGGACCTGCGCATCGCAGTCGACGAGGCCTGCGCGATCCTGCTTCAGCAGGCCGTGCCCGGCTCGGTGCTCAGCTGTGTCTTCCGCCTCGTCGACGACTCGCTCGAGGTCACCGTCTCGGCGCCGACCACGGACGGCCACGCGCCCTCGCGCGACACCTTCGCGTGGACCGTGCTGTCCGCCCTGGCGGGCAAGGTCTCCTCCGCCGTGGACGAGGACAAAACCGTTTCGATCAGCCTCTACAAACAGCGCGGCGCGGGACCCGGGCCGACGTGA
- a CDS encoding UBP-type zinc finger domain-containing protein — MKQCTHADALPHPEPEPRSQTCPECLAEGTDPVQLRLCLYCGHVGCCDSSPRQHATAHHNETGHPVMRTFEPGENWRWCFVDHVLV; from the coding sequence ATGAAACAGTGCACGCACGCCGACGCGCTGCCGCACCCGGAACCGGAGCCGCGCAGCCAGACCTGTCCGGAGTGCCTGGCGGAGGGCACGGACCCGGTACAGCTCCGGCTGTGCCTCTACTGCGGGCACGTCGGCTGCTGCGACTCCTCGCCGAGGCAGCACGCCACGGCACATCACAACGAGACCGGTCACCCGGTGATGCGCACCTTCGAACCGGGCGAGAACTGGCGTTGGTGCTTCGTCGACCACGTCCTCGTGTGA
- a CDS encoding Na+/H+ antiporter encodes MDVMPLLLLVAGSAAIAAVGRRVPVPAPLLLVAAGLAVSYVPGVPDYTLDPHIVLPLLLPPLLHTAATDSSYLDLRAQVRPVALLSVGYVLFATFVVGCAAYLIVPGLPLTAALVLGAVVAPPDAVAATAVARRVGLPSRITTILQGESLVNDATAITAFKVALAAAVGEGATWAGGIGEFLIAAVGGVGVGLVLMAPIHWLRTHLKEALLQNTLSLLVPFFAYAVAEQVHASGVLAVVVVALFLGHRAWEVDFATRLQEEAVWKMVAFVLESAVFALIGLQLPVVLKGLGEYEGADAAWYAVAVFLVVAAARFVWVYPATFLPRLSARVRAREGDLSWKGPFVISWAGMRGVVSLAIAFSIPLTVHGGEPFPGRNLILFLTFTTVIGTLVVQGVSLPPLIRLLKFPARDVQAETLAEANAQAQASRAAEQRLDELLADERNALPAPLADRLRTVLERRRNAVWERLGQANPVTGESVDDTYRRLSREMIGAEREVFVRLRDGRYIDDEMLRTLLRRLDLEEAAAYRETA; translated from the coding sequence ATGGACGTGATGCCGCTGCTGTTGCTGGTCGCGGGCAGTGCCGCGATCGCGGCGGTGGGGCGGCGGGTGCCGGTGCCCGCGCCACTGCTGCTGGTCGCGGCGGGCCTGGCGGTGAGCTACGTCCCCGGAGTGCCCGACTACACCCTCGACCCGCACATCGTCCTGCCCCTGCTGCTGCCCCCGCTGCTCCACACGGCGGCCACCGACAGCTCCTACCTGGACCTGCGGGCGCAGGTGCGGCCCGTGGCGCTGCTCTCCGTGGGCTACGTGCTCTTCGCGACCTTCGTCGTCGGCTGCGCCGCGTACCTGATCGTGCCGGGCCTGCCGCTGACCGCGGCCCTGGTCCTCGGCGCGGTGGTGGCGCCGCCGGACGCCGTCGCGGCCACGGCGGTCGCCCGCCGGGTGGGTCTGCCGTCCCGGATCACGACGATCCTCCAGGGCGAGTCCCTGGTGAACGACGCCACCGCGATCACCGCCTTCAAGGTGGCGCTGGCGGCGGCCGTGGGCGAGGGGGCGACCTGGGCCGGCGGGATCGGGGAGTTCCTGATCGCGGCGGTGGGCGGCGTGGGCGTGGGCCTGGTGCTGATGGCGCCGATCCACTGGCTGCGCACGCATCTGAAGGAGGCGCTCCTGCAGAACACGCTCTCCCTGCTCGTCCCGTTCTTCGCCTACGCGGTGGCGGAGCAGGTGCACGCGTCCGGGGTGCTCGCGGTGGTGGTCGTCGCGCTCTTCCTCGGGCACCGCGCGTGGGAGGTCGATTTCGCCACCCGTCTCCAGGAGGAGGCGGTGTGGAAGATGGTGGCCTTCGTGCTGGAGTCGGCCGTGTTCGCCCTGATCGGACTCCAGCTTCCCGTCGTCCTCAAGGGACTCGGGGAGTACGAGGGTGCCGACGCCGCCTGGTACGCGGTCGCCGTCTTCCTGGTGGTCGCCGCCGCCCGCTTCGTCTGGGTCTACCCGGCGACCTTCCTGCCGAGGCTGTCGGCACGCGTCCGCGCGCGCGAGGGGGACCTGTCGTGGAAGGGGCCGTTCGTGATCAGCTGGGCGGGGATGCGCGGGGTCGTCTCCCTGGCGATCGCCTTCTCCATCCCGCTCACCGTGCACGGCGGCGAGCCCTTCCCCGGACGCAACCTCATCCTGTTCCTCACCTTCACCACGGTCATCGGCACGCTGGTCGTGCAGGGCGTGAGCCTGCCGCCGCTGATCCGCCTGCTGAAGTTCCCCGCGCGCGACGTACAGGCCGAGACGCTGGCCGAGGCGAACGCCCAGGCGCAGGCCTCCCGCGCCGCCGAGCAGCGCCTGGACGAGCTTCTCGCGGACGAGCGCAACGCCCTGCCCGCCCCGCTCGCGGACCGTCTCCGTACGGTCCTGGAACGCCGCCGCAACGCCGTCTGGGAACGGCTCGGACAGGCCAACCCCGTCACCGGGGAGAGCGTGGACGACACCTACCGGCGGCTGTCCCGGGAGATGATCGGTGCCGAGCGCGAGGTCTTCGTCCGGCTGCGCGACGGCCGCTACATCGACGACGAGATGCTCCGGACGCTGCTGCGCCGGCTGGACCTGGAGGAGGCGGCGGCGTACCGGGAGACGGCATAG